The following coding sequences lie in one Halogeometricum rufum genomic window:
- the argF gene encoding ornithine carbamoyltransferase, whose protein sequence is MLETTHFLDIDDLRTDELHAVLDRAAAVKSGADDTRLEDQTLGMLFEKPSTRTRISFETGMTQLGGHAIFLGPEDIQLGHGEPLSDTSRVLSRYVDVVMARLFEHADLVEIAEYAEVPVVNGLTNDAHPCQTLADLLTIREAFGGFDGVQAAWVGDGNNVGQSFVLGCAMAGLDLTVATPEDYGIDDDVLAHAAEYGGEPTVADTPEEAVADADVVYTDVWISMGQESQRHEKLAAFEGYQVNESLLDGTDAKVMHCLPAHRGEEISHDVLESDRALVWDQAENRLHAQKGLLVELLDE, encoded by the coding sequence ATGCTCGAAACGACACACTTCCTCGACATCGACGACCTGCGCACGGACGAACTGCACGCGGTCCTGGACCGCGCGGCGGCGGTCAAGTCGGGCGCCGACGACACCCGACTCGAGGACCAGACGCTCGGGATGCTGTTCGAGAAGCCGAGCACCCGGACGCGCATCTCCTTCGAGACGGGGATGACGCAGTTGGGGGGCCACGCCATCTTCCTCGGCCCCGAGGACATCCAACTCGGTCACGGCGAACCGCTGTCGGACACCTCGCGGGTCCTCTCGCGCTACGTGGACGTGGTGATGGCCCGCCTGTTCGAGCACGCGGACCTCGTGGAGATAGCCGAGTACGCCGAGGTGCCCGTCGTCAACGGCCTGACCAACGACGCGCACCCGTGCCAGACGCTCGCGGACCTCCTCACCATCAGAGAGGCGTTCGGCGGCTTCGACGGCGTGCAGGCGGCGTGGGTCGGCGACGGCAACAACGTCGGCCAGTCGTTCGTCCTCGGCTGTGCGATGGCGGGACTGGACCTCACCGTCGCCACGCCCGAGGACTACGGCATCGACGACGACGTGTTGGCGCACGCCGCGGAGTACGGCGGCGAACCGACCGTCGCCGACACGCCCGAAGAGGCAGTCGCCGACGCGGACGTGGTGTACACCGACGTGTGGATTTCGATGGGACAGGAGTCCCAGCGACACGAGAAACTCGCCGCGTTCGAGGGCTATCAGGTGAACGAGTCGCTGCTGGACGGGACGGACGCGAAGGTGATGCACTGTCTGCCCGCCCACCGCGGCGAAGAGATAAGCCACGACGTCCTCGAATCCGACCGCGCCCTCGTCTGGGACCAGGCGGAGAACCGCCTGCACGCCCAGAAGGGCCTCCTGGTCGAACTGCTGGACGAGTAG